A window of Numenius arquata chromosome 6, bNumArq3.hap1.1, whole genome shotgun sequence contains these coding sequences:
- the LOC141465421 gene encoding olfactory receptor 14J1-like, whose protein sequence is MEQMSNGSSITVFLLLAFADTRELQLLHFWLFLGIYLAALLGNSLIITAIACDHRLHTPMYFFLLNFSLLDLGSISTTLPKSMANSLWDTRVISYSGCAAQVFIFATLISAEFYLLTVMSYDRYIAICKPLHYGTLLGSRACVHMAAAAWGSGFLTALLHTASTFSIPLCQGNVPDQFSCEIPQILKLSCSDSDYLREDGLIIVSASFNFVFFVFIVFSYVQIFRAVLRIPSEQGRHKAFSTCLPHLAMVSLFITTGVFVYLKPPSISYSSLDLVLAVLYSVLPPAVNPLIYSMRNQELKDALRKLIPWTWHH, encoded by the coding sequence ATGGAACAAATGTCCaatggcagctccatcactgtgttcctcctcctggcattcgcagacacacgggagctgcagctcttgcacttctggctcttcctgggcatctacctggctgccctcctgggcaacagtctcatcatcactgccatagcctgtgaccaccgcctccacacccccatgtacttcttcctcctcaacttctccctcctcgacctgggctccatctccaccactctccccaaatccatggccaattccctctgggacaccagggtgaTCTCCTACTCAGGATGTGCTGCACAGGTCTTTATTTTTGCCACCTTGatctcagcagagttttatcttctgacagtcatgtcctatgaccgctacattgccatctgtaaacccctgcactacgggaccctcctgggcagcagagcttgtgtccacatggcagcagctgcctggggcagtgggtttctcactgctctcctgcacacggccagtacattttcaatacccctctgccagggcaatgtcccgGACCAGTTCtcctgtgaaatcccccagatcctcaagctctcatGCTCAGACTCAGACTATCTCAGGGAAGATGGGCTGATTATAGTTAGTGCCTCTTTCaactttgtgttttttgttttcattgtgttctcctatgtgcagatcttcagggccgtgctgaggatcccctctgagcagggacggcacaaagccttttccacgtgcctccctcacctggccatggtctccctgtttatcaccaCTGGTGTGTTTgtctacctgaagcccccctccatctcttaCTCATCCCTGGATTTGGTGCTGGCAGTTCTGTActcggtgctgcctccagcagtgaaccccctcatctatagcatgaggaaccaggagctcaaggatgctcTGAGGAAACTGATCCCATGGACCTGGCACCATTAA